tgttttgttaatttcttattcttaaagttttgtagctttttttttaattatttatttattttatttattttttaaatcactgATATAAATTGAAATGTGTCTATCAGAAGCACTGGTTGAGTCTTAAGAATGGAGGGGGTAACTGATATTGTTCTATGCTTACCAGTTCTGTGTGCATTGTGGCAATACTGGCATTAGCATTCTTGTTATTTCAGTCTAATTTGCACCTTTGCCTAGGCATAATTGCATTTTGGATGGTTCTTATTGTCTGGTTGTAAGACCCATTTGGACAATTCTCCATAAGAAATCCAGAGAAATCGTCATGAGAGTGCTTGAGGGTTTTGGGCTTTGTTGTCTTATGGGTGTTGGGGCACGTTACGTTTACGCTTTTTCATTAAGGTTTTGCATGAAATGGTCATGAGAATGACTTGTAGCAAGATACGGCCTCAattctattatatttttgtatCCCTTGAGGTTAGAGACCACTTGCCTTGTAAGATTTTTAGCACTTAAAATGGGCTTGAAGGAGATAATGGACAGAACTAATTTGGTGGGCAGTAATTACCTTGAATTGGGAACCTGGTTTAAGGAGCTTGGCAGAGGCTCTTGAAAATATGCAAACCTCCAAGAGAGATTCCGAGTAATGTAAGGAATCAAAGGTTTGTATGTGTATGCTCACCAGAAAATTGTAAGGCTGATAGTTTGGGCAAACAGATCGACTACACGTTTAGGCAAACTTTTTTCAATGTCTccctctgttaggattttccgttaaattccaataaaatgtccaaaatactcccccattttttttagaaaaaatatttaaaatattttgtaaagaTTAATGCATGGTATCTTTGCAAATATCGTTAAATTTGGACCAACGCCATAATTTTTTGTAAAGATTAATGCATGGAACTTATTCATTGGTACCTGTAGCATctatctttattaattattttgataatttccattgaataagctccacatcatcttggtaaaaaatttggtaccTCTACATGTGTTACAAGGATTTGTTTAGCGTTTGAAGTTCACTTGAACTACATGGAGTTTCTATTATGTATGAAATGTGTAGAACAACATTCCAAGGCGAGATGATGCAAAACGGGGAAGAGTTTTTccacaaaatagaaaatagagatGGATTCTATGTTGAAGAGTTTTATTGGCTAACAATGGAGTTTGGTAAAATCTCACcaccaaaaagaaagataagTCGCACCTTAAACAGAGAAATCTCATCTCTAACAAGAATATCTCACTCACAAAATATAATTCTTCATTGATTTTTAAACTGTTACAGAAGATATAATATATTTCTATGGGATTGAATGAAGGGGTTCGAACACTGATCAACGAATATATGATTGTAGTGATGGAACTTGTTAAGGAATGTCGACCACATACTCTACAGTCTACAGACCTTGTTAAGTAAGGAACGGGGTCCTTTCAAGTTCTTGTAAATGAGGGTAGATTTGTCGTTTCATATTATTGTGGACAAAATGCCCTCTCTTTTACAAGAACGGGATCCTCTccgattgtttttttttttttttacatgtccgcacaaaaatAGGGAAatgggggagagagattcgaactagtggcCTCCGCTTCATGAAGCTTGATCCCCAGTCGATTGAGTTAGCCTTTAAGGACCTTCTTAAACTGGAGAGGGTCCCTCTCAATCAAGTAAGCATATGTGAGTGAAAAAGAATTAATCTTATAGaaagtgtaatatatatatatatatataacacaatcAGACTCAATAGTATAAATGCTCATTTatatataagacttaaaaattcaataaattaccaatagatcaaaattacCATTTAGTCCTTCTTATGTTCTCCTAAAtataatgtgtcttttaaaattatcaataaattaaaattcaataatatggcgattttaaaaattatgtcacattttgaagaaaataaggaAGACTCTAGTTTTCCTTTTAACATTACTCGATTTGATGTAGTTTTTCAACGGTCCAAAGTTAATTCTaagtttttcatgaaaaatgctGAGAATATAATTAAATCTAAATCATTGGAAAAACTACTACATCCAATCGTTTTTTTTTACCACACCTAAGTCTAATACtcattatatataaatgagcATTTATACTATTGAGTTTGCAAAGAGAAGAGCATGATCACCGGAAaagaagcggaggtcactaattcgaatctccctctCACTTTCTGTAACACCCCCAAATCTGACCTTGGCTAATCTGgtagggttattggcaattagcccagtttaaccaactggtgACTAAATGGGAAACCGTCCATCTAAGCATCATCAaggttaatgcataggaaggtgaaataaatctgagaagttTATTAATCATTTCAGGgacaagtataatcctcaaaaTATGGACacggagcaactaataataactTAAGCAAACCTGATAGCAAGGTgaaaatctttctttagcaaAGTCTATAGTAGCAACCACACCACTCTTTGGTTCTAGAGACATGTTTCCTACAGGAGTAATAACCgcataagtctaacgacttagtaagtaaacctcacaaatGGGTACGATATGAGTCAGTTATTAgtaagcagaaataaacgtgcagttttggTAAACAGttgaaagaggtgttgtctctgttaatacaccataaaagtattgtttggttaataaaagatgGTATACTTCTAGCGGTAATCGCCTATGTGttttaatgtagaaaactaaggttttataggtcataactatcatatatggtttaCCCAAGATATTACTCCTTCTTAGCAGGGTTAGAGCTGtcacctgtaatacaatgtcagtGCCCCAACCATTGTAGGCTACCATCCATAATACTAGCAGCCCGACCAAGTCCGACtttgggtggcccacgctactaatgatgtacgtcctgtagtgacccgccCGTTAAGACTTCGCCGAtcatgaaataaccattggattcaaggcccatatatcatatccaaacacacatttgaccatagaatcaagtctatatagtaagcacatgatcattataccgcacgtaccatgtcatacaatgcatcttatcaaccagttattaAAACAGTTACCAAGTTGTACAAAACATAGACATGCTCATATTATACGTGTGttcagtcagctgacatatcacacgtttttaaggaaagttttcgtaagtgtttacttacctcgcgCACTCGCTTGAGTCCTTCGATATCACAAATCCatgctataacgaaatacgatACATCGTTATGCGCAACACTAGAGAACTCCTACGAGTATTGTACTATGTCCTATCTAACGAAAATGGGTCTTTGAACCCTAATATTGCACATTTGGAGCTAAGGGGCAGATGACTTGCTTCCTGGTCGAACGCTTGGGCTCGAGAGCGAAGGTTCGGCTAGTGAGCTAGGTACCTTGGCCAAAAGCTACAAACTATGTTTTGAGGCTTCTATCCAAACTAAGGGTTGACATATTTCATCCTATGCTACTAAGTAAGCACATGCAAAATACATATCATGttatcattcaactcaaagcaTTAAAAGGAGGGTTtaaaactctttcaaaacaTTCTTAGTCCTTGCAAACAAGTAGGTGTAATCGCTAGTCAAAACATCTTTAAACTTGTAACACtagtaacaataataaaaaacacaaaggaaTGGGTAAGGAGATTATCTTAGAAGATCGCAAAAACACCAagctttcttcattttctctctccaagTCACTTCTCAcactaggattagggtttttttgAGGTTAGGGAAGGCTAAGGGTCGAAGGCATGACTTATATAGGAGCTTCGGGCGTGCCTTGCTCTGAAAAAGTGGAGAATGTGTTAAAACTGATTTTCAAGGTGTCAGGGAATGTTGGGGTACTATTGGGCGAACGTTCAGGTAATATTACACGTTGGATAAAAGGATTGAAGCATACGTTATGGGGTATTGCCCACTGGTTTAAGGACTGGTTAACGAACACTCGTGTGGTCCCCTAGCGAACACTCGTACTTAAGTTAAGGGCGAACATTCAGTCAGAGAGTGGGGTTTTTAGATTTGGTTTGGAAAATTCTAGGGGATGGGCTACTCACAAGGGGTTTAggtcttttgttttaaaactatGTTTTATGAAAGCATTAACCGTTTTCGTAGTAAGTCATTAATCTTTTAAAACGTGTGTTTTTATTGGGATATTACACTTTCCCTCTCCTATGTAGATAGGGGTGGCCAGATTAACCATTTACCGCCTACCAACCGCCACCGAATTGTCACCGATTGACAACCGACTTCCTGCAGTCAGTAGGCGGAATAAAAATACTGTTTCGACATCAATTTTGTTCGGTATGcagtagaatttttttttttgtcggttaACCGAAAATTAGCCAACTTAACTAATTTTtcaattgaattttgaattttatttggtatttatcCTTATTGTGTTTGTCCAGCTGATTTTGTGGTTATCTTTTTGGTGCGTGTTCtatgaatttactttttcttttcatttataaaacatatgcTTTACTGATTCTATAGTTACAATGAAGTTAataaatcttaaaataaaaacttgtaatCAACTTAGCCGACCACCTATTAACTAATTAAGTGATTAACCGAAAAAgtctaaactattttttgtgGTATGAAGTCGGTTAATTAACTAACTTTCACGTAGGCGAAAATGCTCTACCGACACCGACTAAACTTATACCCACCCTTATATGtagacatgtaaaaataaaaaaataaaaaataaaaaataaaaaaagaagaagaagaagaaggctgAAAGATAGGATCCAACCAACCTTCTTGGTCTAACATCGCCCAGAACCGAAAATAAGAGCAAAATACTACAGAAAAGTACGTTTGCGATTGAAAGCAAAATAGTTTCAGTGCAATTATACGTGAGAAATGTTTTCAGCATTACATCACAGATATGGACACCACAAAGAATGACCTACACCCATAAACTTTTACGataaattgatttgattatattaaattaagggatttaattattttatagaaTATTAAatgagaggatcctattcccttATTTTAGGACtgagatcctctccagtccaaatgGACCAGAGGAGAGCCGGTTCTTGTTAAAGTAGGGACAAAATTgtccaacaaatttttttttggacaattttgcccCTAATTTAACAAGAACCGACTCCCCTCCTGAGGATCCAAATGCCTTATTTTAAGGGATggtttgtatttgaaattattcGAACTACTTGtaaaactctataaataaagcCTTTCATTTTAATCAATAAAAGATGCGGCCCATAAGAGATTAACCGTCCGGACGTAGGCCTATAAGACTATTGGAAAATTTACTCCCATTTTCCAATGGTAGTATTTTATGCACTGCCGTTGAGGGTAATGTTAAAAAGTTTATAGTCCCCAAATGATAGTTTAATCGGCCGGAGATTATTCCTCATGAAGCAGTAGTCACTAGATCGAATCTCCccccttgtgcggacatgttaaaaaaaaaaatgctaaaggTCCCTTTTGTGTCTCttatgtcattcaaaaaatgatgtggcttttaaaatcacaattagacTTGTGATttatcactattgaatttttatcaaatgataattttaaaagacaccttATTTTTGAATTGACACAAAAAGAATACAATtgtgacttctagcattactcattggTTAGTTACGCTTATACGTACTGTACTTTTCAGGCCTTTACATCTAGCAATGCTAGAAGTCTAtcttgtgtcactcaaaaaatgtgctagcttttaaaatcaccatttgatcgaGATCtaatagtgatcaatcacaagttcaatggtgagtttaaaagtcacatcattttttggaaaaacaCAAAAGTAACACAAGAAGAACTTCTACATTTACTCATTTACATCTTTGCAACATTCAACTGGGAATGAATAGCTCGAGGAGTTTCCTCATTCTAAAAAGTTCTAATTAGTCAATTTAAAGTTTGTCATCGACACTAAAGAAGTGGGAGAATTTTAGCTCTGTCACATTTAGCACTGATCTGTGTGATACAAATGTGGGATTTCCAATTGacaattgacaatatttctTCCGAACTTTCAATTAGGACAATATGCTCCTCAAActctaaaaaaattgataatgtccctATAAGGCCAGTAAAAAGGCAAAAATGACCctaaatttttgtcaatttgacaaaaatatcttttctttaacaaaaaacaattttttttaaaaaaaaatttccactccttttttttcattttatttaattttttaagtttattaagggtattttcgtcattagggaggatattgacaattttttgtaatttaaggacattgtcgcaattgaaagttttttttttttttggaggggggagggaggggggagacattatcaattatgtggtagtttgagggggtaatATGGATTTTCCCCAAGAAACAAATAAGGATAGATTATACTTTTTCTCCTCCAAAAAGTTGGTCTTGTTGTGCACAGAACTAAAATTTAGGATctcaaagaagcagaaaagagcagaatagaaaataaatcaactACACAAGAcatcaagatttaagtggttcggcttaataagcctacatccactggtggagacgacccggagaaaattcactttcaAAAGATAGAATACAAAGATAAGGGgaagaaaatcactcaaaacccaaaatcccaatacaccaaaatctctctcacacaaaagtgaaaaatacaaaaaagagaaaaaaaaaatcaacaaaaaaaaactctcttatTCTCTAAGTTTCataaagcacaaaaaaaaagaaaaaaaaggaaaaaaaatgtgtggCTTCTAATTTTTCTCCCAGTTTGCCTTGTTGCAAAGCCTCCTCGGTCAAGGGATACTCAAAAACAAGTAGTGCTGGAACACTGACTTCGGCCCGGGTAATAACTCCAAAGACAACGAATGGGCCCACGGGAAAGGacttgataaaatcaaatcatacaTAACAGTTTTATTGTGGCTGTAGGTAGTGGTGGAGGTTCAAGTTTGTGCACAAAGTCTCtcactcaaaaaagaaaagtaaaaaatgccCAGATTTCCTAGACATTGTCACACTAGGCATACGAAAAGATGTCATATAGACATCCTAAGCACACAAAAAGTAATGATAGGCATACGAAAAGATGTCATATAGACATCCTAAGCACACAAAAAGTAATGATAGGCATACGAAAAGTTATCCTACAAAAGGAAGAGATAAGGACATCCTATGGGAAACGTGATCAGAAATCGACCTCAAGATTACATTGATTTTATCTTCATCTTTTGGATCTAGGTTACTAGTACTAGCTAGGGCTGAGCGTCGGTCGGTAATATCTGTTTCGGTAGATAAGGACATCCTATGGGAAACGTGATCAGAAATCGACCTCAAGATTACATTGATTTTATCTTCATCTTTTGGATCTAGATTACTAGTACTAGCTAGGGCTGAGCGTCGGTCGGTAATATCGGTTTCagtagaaaaattttattttcgcCTTTCAAACCGACAATGTCGGTAAAATTGGttatttcaccgacttattccgcaaaattttattttattttgcatttcGAACCGAATtgcggtcggtaaagtcggtgtaGGTCGgaagtcggtaaagtcggtttcGGTAATGTCGGTATGTGGAAAAGTGGCAAATTTGTCGGTAAAGTCGATCGaaagtcggttcggttaaaaaACCTCTTCCGCCTACCGAACCGAAAAAttcgaaataaaaaaaatcatgccgcctATTGTACGCCATCTAGTCGGTAACGATCGGTGTCGGTTGAAATCGGTCGAAAGTCGGTTAGTCGGTAATTTGCTCAGCCCTAGTACTAGCTTGCGATTTCCACCATTTACTCTCTTCTCATGCAGTTTCCAACGGACATATGTTATAATGATCATGCCAAGATAGAGTAGTGATCCTTATCGGCCCTCCTGCCTTTTTtaagcagaaaaataaaaatttacttgtaaaaaaatatttgaaaataatcaCCATCCTCcatgtcttttatatatatgtattggctattgaaacttgaaaagcattttttttttagtgaagaTAGCTTCTAAACACTTGAGAGAGGAAATGGCTCTACTACCTTGGTTGCAACAATCATGGCAAGGGCTGCAAAAAATACCATTCAATCCACTCCTCTCTGTTGTTTTTCTCATCTCATTTCTCTATGTTTTCAAGCGTACTAGAATTGGCAATCCCACTTCACCTCCATCCCCACCAAAGCTACCAATTATCGGCAACCTACACCAGCTTGGCACACTCCCACACCGTTCACTTCAAGCCCTTTCTAACAAGTACGGCCCTCTAATGTTGTTATCTTTGGGCAATGCTCCAACCCTTGTGGTGTCATCTGCAGCCATGGCTAGAGAAATGATGAAGACACATGATATCATTTTCTCAAACCGGCCCAAAACCACAGCTGCTAATATCTTACTCTATGGATGCAAGGATGTAGTCTTCTCACCCTATGGTGAGTATTGGAGACAAGCTAGGAAAATTAGTGTCCTCCAACTTTTGAGCCTAAAAAATGTGCAATCGTTCCAGTGTGTAagggaagaagaagttgaagtaTTGATCAACAATATACGTGACTCGTGTCTCAAAGGGGCTGCTTCTATTAATCTAAGTGATATGTTCATGGCAACCTCGAACAACATAGCCTCTAGATGTATACTTGGCCAGAagcttgaagaagaaaatggtaagAGCAGGTTCGGACAACTATCCAGAAGAACAATGGTGCTACTTGCAGCATTCTGTTTTGGagattttttccctttattggGATGGATTGATTTTCTTACGGGATTAATTCCTAGTCTGAAAGCCACTTTTAGAGAATTAGATACTTTTTGTGATCAAGTGATTGAAGAACACAAGACAGAGAAAAGTGATGATAAGCAGCATAAAAGGCATGATTTTGTGGATATTCTCCTCCGACTTCAAAAGAATGGCATGCTCGACTTTAAGCTCACCAAAGACAACCTCAAAGCAATTCTagtggtctctctctctctctctctctcacacacacacactcaaaCCCATGTCTAAAGTTTTGTGTTTCCATAATTTCAGGATATGTTTGTGGGAGGAACTGAAACAACTTCAACAACTTTGGAATGGTTAATGGCGGAGCTCATAAGAAATCCAAATATTATGAAGAGAGCACAAGAAGAGGTGAGAAGGGTGGtgagaaagaaatcaaagataGATGTGAATGACATCAACCAAATGGATTACTTGAAGTGTATCATCAAAGAAACTCTAAGACTACATCCACCAGGTCCTCTCTCAGTACCTCGAGAAACATCAGCAAGTGTGAAAATTGGAGGTTATGATATTCCGCCAAAAACAAGAGTATTTGTCAATTTATGGGCAATCCAAAGGGACCCTACTGTATGGGAGAGGCCAGAAAAGTTCCTCCCAGAGAGATTCAAAGACAATCCCATTGATTTCAAAGGCCAAGACTTCGAATTCATCCCATTTGGAGGTGGGAGAAGGGGATGTCCGGGATTAACATTCGGTGTTGCTTCACTTGAAATTGTGGTTGCAAACATCTTATGTTGGTTTGACTGGAAGTTGCCTAGTGCCGATGTACAGGGGAAGGACTTGGACATGAGTGAAGTTAACGGGCTCTCTGTGTCAAAGAAAATTCCTCTTCATCTTGTACCAATACTGCACTCTCCTTGATCTAAGCATTAAGAGATTCatggttgtaatttttcttaattctcttgttttgttttagaattTCCTGTTTTTCCTTATTGAAATTAGTGTTGAGGGTATTTCAACATTGATAATAACAGAAGCTTCAATgctaaaatatcaaattgactTTTGCACTTTAGAAATATGGAATGTTTTTCCTCCTAACGGGGTTCCTCCTTTGCCTGCTGACTCTTGGCATTGTTAACATTGCTTGGAATCTTCTTCCAGTTAGAGCTTCATTTGGAGCTTTTGTCTCCTCTGAAGATCCGGATGCTTGGCAATTGATGTCCCTTTTGTAAAGGAACACAAGAAACCATTTCCCATCATTCCTTCTAGAtccttagaaaaaataaaaataaacttaattacgaaagataaaaatcaaaataaaaaaaataaaaaagtgcaaaataTCAATTACCTAGTAAAGCCTTCTAGATCCTGCAACTCCTTCCATCCTTCTAGATCCTTTACCTAGTAAAGTTCAATGAAGGGTTTGAAGGTGTTCACTCAGTCTCAGTGCATCAGAGAGGTCGAGGAGAGAACGGCGTTCTTCAATCATTCGCCCAATGTTAAGAGAGGTCTCGAAGAAGAGTAAATTAGAGCATCCATGGCCACAACGTGCCATAATGGCGtagaataaaatgaaaattaagatTCCACGTGTCATCTAAATGGAGGTTAGGTTTTTTTTACTAGATTTGAGCCATTAGTTGAAATTTCAACTAAGAAGTCTGTTTGTTTTTCCATCCGCATAACCTAAGACCGTAATCTGCATCCGCATCTGCATATGTGAATATGCAGTTAATATTTGCCCGCATGTACAGCCCTACCCAAGATGAGCATCCAAGATGAGCATCATGAGTGATCTTTGCCACCCTCAAATGCACTAGTGGTGGTCGCACCATCCCCAAAGCACCTTGAGGGTGGTGTGGCCACCATTGCGTTCTTCTATGGGCCCACATATtcaatgttttatatatttttctttttaagttttaaagaaaattaaaataataataataataataataataataataaaatatggtgtttttttattaaaaaaaaaatacgcatacctctctcaaactatcatttcaTTGTCATTGTCccaattttgagtttttttttttctaattttttaaacaaataatttttatcttaatttttttttttgtatttctaaacaaaaattaaaaaaaataaaagaactaaagtgaaaaaacaagagggtcattttaaattttttttcccctttttaaacttttttttcctgaatttatAAGGATAATTTCATCTTATTGAAACTTTTATACAATTATAGATACATTGACTTTATTTTAGTAGTTTATGGGAGATAGATAAtgacaattgatagtttgagagggaaATTAACAATGAAATTGTAGTTTGATGAGAGTGTacattttttggttaaaaaaaaaaaaaaaaaagtctatttCATTAGGAATTTTTAGAAGAATAGTTATTCTCCTTTGTAAGAAAATAGGAAAAAGCCcctaccaaataaaaaaaaaagcgttaaatactaaataccctctagggtttcattgctttattttttttccccttagggtttgattttaaTCACAGGAGgtctctgtggttttgataatagaccaaattagtcatctGTCAGTTgatcgttagttgacttaacgaaaatccacgtggaccaatcaaatgttaacacgtagcacctacttaatttttttaaaaaaaaaattttaaaatgttttttttacaaaaaaaaaaaaaaaaagaaaaaaaagaaa
This genomic interval from Corylus avellana chromosome ca3, CavTom2PMs-1.0 contains the following:
- the LOC132176193 gene encoding cytochrome P450 71A1-like, encoding MALLPWLQQSWQGLQKIPFNPLLSVVFLISFLYVFKRTRIGNPTSPPSPPKLPIIGNLHQLGTLPHRSLQALSNKYGPLMLLSLGNAPTLVVSSAAMAREMMKTHDIIFSNRPKTTAANILLYGCKDVVFSPYGEYWRQARKISVLQLLSLKNVQSFQCVREEEVEVLINNIRDSCLKGAASINLSDMFMATSNNIASRCILGQKLEEENGKSRFGQLSRRTMVLLAAFCFGDFFPLLGWIDFLTGLIPSLKATFRELDTFCDQVIEEHKTEKSDDKQHKRHDFVDILLRLQKNGMLDFKLTKDNLKAILVDMFVGGTETTSTTLEWLMAELIRNPNIMKRAQEEVRRVVRKKSKIDVNDINQMDYLKCIIKETLRLHPPGPLSVPRETSASVKIGGYDIPPKTRVFVNLWAIQRDPTVWERPEKFLPERFKDNPIDFKGQDFEFIPFGGGRRGCPGLTFGVASLEIVVANILCWFDWKLPSADVQGKDLDMSEVNGLSVSKKIPLHLVPILHSP